In a single window of the Atlantibacter hermannii genome:
- the glxK_2 gene encoding glycerate kinase, producing the protein MKIVIAPDSYKESLPAAEVAQAIEKGFREIFPDAQYVRVPVADGGEGTVDAMISATDGSKITTQVTGPMGERVNASWGMSGDNNTAFIEMAEASGLSLVPLEQRNPLITTSRGTGELILHALDHGARNIIIGIGGSATNDGGAGMVQALGAKLTDAAGNAIGNGGGSLIALNTIDISGLDPRLKECTIRVACDVTNPLVGEKGASRIFGPQKGATEAMIVELDRNLGHFADVIKKSLRVDVKNVPGAGAAGGMGAALMAFLNAELRSGIEIVTEALNLEEHIHDCTLVVTGEGASTARVFTVKCRLAWRTSP; encoded by the coding sequence ATGAAAATTGTAATTGCACCAGACTCTTATAAAGAAAGCCTTCCTGCTGCTGAGGTAGCCCAGGCCATCGAAAAAGGATTTCGGGAGATTTTTCCTGACGCGCAGTATGTCCGCGTACCGGTTGCCGATGGCGGCGAAGGGACGGTGGACGCCATGATTTCGGCAACTGACGGCAGCAAAATCACAACCCAGGTGACCGGCCCGATGGGCGAGCGCGTGAATGCCAGTTGGGGTATGTCGGGCGATAACAACACCGCATTTATTGAAATGGCGGAAGCCAGTGGACTCTCGCTGGTTCCGCTTGAACAACGCAACCCGCTGATTACCACCTCGCGCGGCACCGGGGAGTTAATCCTTCATGCGCTGGATCACGGGGCGCGCAACATTATTATCGGCATTGGCGGCAGCGCCACCAATGACGGCGGCGCAGGTATGGTGCAGGCGCTGGGTGCAAAGCTTACCGATGCTGCCGGAAACGCGATTGGCAACGGCGGCGGCAGTCTGATTGCGTTAAACACGATTGATATTTCCGGGCTCGACCCACGTTTGAAAGAGTGCACCATCCGCGTTGCCTGCGATGTGACGAACCCGCTGGTCGGCGAAAAGGGCGCATCGCGGATTTTCGGGCCGCAAAAAGGCGCGACGGAAGCGATGATCGTCGAGCTTGATCGCAATCTCGGGCACTTCGCGGATGTGATAAAAAAATCCCTGCGCGTGGACGTAAAAAACGTGCCTGGCGCAGGTGCGGCGGGCGGAATGGGCGCGGCGCTGATGGCCTTTTTGAATGCGGAATTGCGCAGCGGGATTGAGATTGTTACCGAGGCGCTGAATCTGGAAGAGCATATTCATGACTGCACGCTGGTGGTGACGGGCGAAGGCGCATCGACAGCCAGAGTATTCACGGTAAAGTGCCGGTTGGCGTGGCGAACGTCGCCATGA
- the gatR_2 gene encoding galactitol utilization operon repressor encodes MNSFERRNKIIELINTHGSVLVLDLANTFGISEVTIRADLRLLEEKGLVTRFHGGAAKPGNSAADNDNHEVLLEARYQLAKDPKKRIAQTAAAMIEEGMTVILDSGSTTLLIAEALVKRDNITVITNNLPAAYILSDNKDITLVVCGGTVRHKTHSMHGTIAERSLQGISADLMFVGADGFDTTNGITTF; translated from the coding sequence ATGAACTCGTTTGAACGTCGTAATAAAATTATCGAGCTGATTAATACGCACGGCAGCGTCCTGGTGCTTGACCTGGCGAATACGTTTGGCATATCCGAAGTGACCATTCGTGCCGACCTGCGTTTGCTGGAAGAAAAAGGCCTTGTCACACGGTTTCACGGCGGCGCTGCGAAACCGGGCAATAGCGCTGCCGACAATGATAATCATGAAGTCCTGCTGGAAGCGCGCTATCAGCTGGCAAAAGATCCCAAGAAGCGCATCGCGCAAACTGCCGCCGCCATGATCGAAGAAGGCATGACGGTGATCCTGGATAGCGGCAGCACCACTTTGCTGATCGCTGAAGCGCTGGTAAAACGCGACAATATCACCGTGATCACCAACAACCTGCCGGCGGCCTATATTCTTTCCGATAACAAAGACATCACGCTGGTGGTGTGCGGCGGGACGGTGCGTCATAAAACCCATTCCATGCACGGCACCATTGCCGAGCGCTCCCTGCAGGGGATCAGCGCGGATTTAATGTTTGTTGGCGCGGACGGATTCGACACCACGAACGGCATCACCACCTTTTAA
- the garD_2 gene encoding galactarate dehydratase, with amino-acid sequence MANIEIKQQPPGAFYIKVHDTDNVAIIVNDSGLKAGTRFPDGLELIEHIPQGHKVALCDIPAHGEIIRYGEVIGYAVKAIPRGSWIDESLVELPKAPPLHTLPLATKVPEPLPPLEGYTFEGYRNADGSVGTKNLLGITTSVHCVAGVVDYVIKIIERDLLPRYPNVDGRGRSESPVRLRGGN; translated from the coding sequence ATGGCTAATATCGAAATTAAACAACAACCGCCTGGCGCGTTTTATATTAAGGTGCATGACACCGATAACGTGGCCATCATTGTTAATGATTCCGGGTTAAAAGCGGGCACCCGTTTCCCGGATGGGCTTGAGTTAATTGAACATATTCCTCAGGGCCATAAAGTGGCGCTGTGCGATATCCCGGCTCATGGCGAAATCATCCGGTATGGCGAAGTGATCGGTTATGCCGTTAAAGCGATCCCGCGCGGAAGCTGGATCGACGAATCGCTGGTCGAATTACCCAAAGCCCCGCCGCTTCATACTCTGCCGCTGGCAACCAAAGTTCCTGAGCCATTGCCGCCGTTAGAGGGCTATACCTTTGAAGGCTACCGCAATGCGGATGGCAGCGTTGGCACCAAAAACCTGCTTGGCATTACCACCAGCGTACATTGCGTGGCGGGTGTCGTGGATTACGTCATCAAAATCATCGAACGTGATTTACTCCCACGCTATCCGAACGTGGACGGCCGTGGTCGGTCTGAATCACCTGTACGGTTGCGGGGTGGCAATTAA
- the garL gene encoding 2-dehydro-3-deoxyglucarate aldolase, with the protein MSAIFPNKFKAALAAKQTQIGCWSALANPISAEVLGLAGFDWIVLDGEHAPNDITTFIPQLMALKGSHSAPVVRAPTNEPIIIKRLLDIGFYNFLIPFVETAEEAVQAVASTRYPPEGIRGVSVSHRANMFGTVPDYFAQSNQNITILVQIESQQGVDNVDAIAATDGVDGIFVGPSDLAAALGHLGNANHPEVQRAIQYIFERAKAHGKPSGILAPVEADARRYLEWGATFVAVGSDLGVFRSATQKLCDALKNNHPRN; encoded by the coding sequence ATGAGCGCTATTTTCCCCAACAAATTCAAGGCCGCGCTGGCGGCTAAACAGACCCAAATCGGCTGCTGGTCTGCACTGGCAAATCCGATCAGCGCTGAAGTGCTGGGTCTGGCAGGCTTCGACTGGATCGTACTGGATGGCGAACATGCGCCGAACGATATCACCACGTTTATTCCGCAACTGATGGCCCTGAAAGGCAGCCACAGCGCGCCAGTGGTTCGCGCCCCGACCAACGAACCGATCATTATCAAGCGCCTGTTGGATATTGGTTTCTACAACTTTCTGATCCCGTTCGTCGAAACGGCAGAAGAAGCGGTGCAGGCAGTGGCATCCACCCGCTACCCGCCGGAAGGCATCCGCGGCGTGTCCGTTTCTCATCGCGCCAATATGTTCGGCACGGTGCCGGATTATTTTGCGCAGTCCAACCAGAACATCACCATCCTGGTGCAGATCGAAAGCCAGCAGGGCGTTGATAACGTTGATGCTATTGCCGCCACCGATGGCGTGGACGGTATCTTCGTCGGTCCCAGCGATTTGGCGGCGGCGCTGGGCCATCTGGGCAACGCGAACCATCCGGAAGTGCAACGCGCAATCCAGTACATTTTCGAGCGCGCCAAAGCGCACGGCAAACCGTCAGGCATTCTGGCGCCGGTTGAGGCCGATGCGCGCCGTTACCTGGAATGGGGCGCAACCTTTGTTGCCGTCGGCAGCGATTTGGGCGTGTTCCGCTCTGCCACGCAGAAACTGTGTGACGCTTTAAAAAATAACCACCCCCGTAATTAA
- the gatR_3 gene encoding galactitol utilization operon repressor — MAATARRVVAVLDASKFNRRGFNQVIPMEKIDVIITDDGISEEDKILLNNSGAKMMVV, encoded by the coding sequence ATGGCGGCAACCGCCCGTCGTGTTGTGGCGGTACTGGATGCGTCAAAATTTAATCGCCGGGGATTTAACCAGGTCATTCCGATGGAAAAAATCGATGTGATTATTACGGATGACGGCATAAGCGAAGAAGATAAGATCCTGCTTAACAACAGCGGCGCGAAGATGATGGTGGTGTAA
- the garD_3 gene encoding D-galactarate dehydrogenase, giving the protein MVIGLGCEKLQPERLLQGTEDVQAIAVDDASIVRLQDEQHVGFRFHGGRYSARWPNAIWKN; this is encoded by the coding sequence ATGGTGATTGGCCTCGGTTGTGAAAAACTCCAGCCGGAGCGCCTGCTTCAGGGCACCGAAGATGTACAGGCTATCGCCGTGGACGATGCCAGCATTGTGCGTTTGCAGGACGAGCAGCATGTCGGCTTCCGCTTCCATGGTGGACGATATTCTGCGCGGTGGCCGAACGCCATCTGGAAAAACTGA
- the garR_1 gene encoding tartronate semialdehyde reductase, with product MTMKVGFIGLGIMGKPMSKNLIKAGYSLVVADRNAEVIAEVVEAGASTAATPKEIAQQCDVIITMLPNSPHVKDVALGENGIIEGAKPGTVVIDMSSIAPLASREISEALKAKGIDMLDAPVSGGEPKAIDGTLSVMVGGDKAIFDKYYDLLKAMAGSVVHTGEIGAGNVTKLANQVIVALNIAAMSEALTLATKAGVNPDLVYQAIRGGLAGSTVLDAKAPMVMDRNFKPGFRIDLHIKDLANALDTSHGVGAQLPLTAAVMEMMQALRADGHGNDDHSALACYYEKLAKVEITR from the coding sequence ATGACAATGAAAGTTGGTTTTATTGGCCTGGGCATCATGGGTAAACCAATGAGTAAAAACCTCATTAAAGCCGGTTATTCCCTGGTGGTTGCCGACCGCAATGCTGAGGTAATTGCTGAAGTGGTTGAAGCGGGCGCCAGCACCGCGGCGACGCCGAAAGAGATTGCCCAACAGTGTGACGTCATCATCACCATGCTGCCGAACTCTCCGCACGTCAAAGACGTGGCGCTGGGTGAAAACGGCATTATTGAAGGCGCGAAGCCGGGCACAGTGGTGATCGATATGAGTTCTATCGCTCCGCTGGCAAGCCGTGAAATCAGCGAGGCGCTGAAAGCCAAAGGCATCGACATGCTCGACGCACCGGTAAGCGGCGGCGAACCTAAAGCGATTGACGGCACGCTGTCCGTGATGGTTGGCGGCGACAAAGCGATTTTCGACAAATACTACGATCTGCTGAAAGCGATGGCGGGCTCCGTGGTACACACCGGTGAAATCGGCGCAGGTAACGTCACCAAGCTGGCAAACCAGGTCATCGTGGCGCTGAACATCGCGGCGATGTCTGAAGCGCTGACCCTGGCCACCAAAGCGGGCGTTAATCCTGATTTGGTTTACCAGGCTATCCGCGGCGGCCTGGCGGGTAGTACCGTACTGGACGCGAAAGCGCCGATGGTGATGGATCGCAACTTCAAGCCGGGTTTCCGTATCGACCTGCACATTAAAGATCTGGCGAATGCGCTGGACACGTCGCACGGCGTAGGCGCGCAACTGCCGCTGACCGCTGCGGTAATGGAAATGATGCAGGCGCTGCGTGCCGATGGGCATGGCAACGACGATCACAGCGCACTGGCGTGCTACTACGAGAAACTGGCGAAGGTCGAAATCACCCGGTAA
- the rsmI gene encoding putative methyltransferase, which yields MKQHDSTENSQGQLYIVPTPIGNLGDITQRALSVLQSVDLIAAEDTRHTGLLLQHFAISARLFALHDHNEQQKAQTLLAKLQEGQNIALVSDAGTPLINDPGYHLVRTCREAGIRVVPLPGPCAAIAALSAAGLPSDRFCYEGFLPAKSKARRDALKAIEQEPRTLIFYESTHRLLESLEDICTVLGESRYVVLAREITKTWESIHGAPVGELLAWVKEDENRRKGEMVLIVEGFDLQEEALPADALRTLTLLQAELPLKKAAALAAEIHGVKKNALYKYALEQQGQD from the coding sequence ATGAAACAACACGATTCCACCGAGAATTCTCAGGGCCAGCTCTATATTGTCCCGACGCCGATCGGCAATCTTGGCGATATTACGCAGCGTGCGCTCTCGGTGTTGCAGTCGGTTGATCTGATTGCTGCCGAGGATACGCGCCATACCGGCTTATTACTCCAACACTTTGCCATTTCCGCGCGTTTGTTCGCATTACACGATCATAATGAACAGCAAAAAGCGCAAACGTTGCTGGCCAAACTCCAGGAAGGGCAAAATATCGCGCTGGTCTCCGATGCAGGAACGCCGCTGATTAACGATCCGGGTTACCATCTGGTGCGCACCTGCCGCGAAGCCGGGATCCGCGTCGTGCCATTGCCAGGCCCGTGCGCGGCTATTGCTGCGCTGAGCGCCGCTGGATTGCCGTCTGACCGTTTTTGTTATGAAGGGTTTTTACCGGCCAAATCCAAAGCGCGACGCGACGCGCTTAAAGCCATTGAGCAGGAGCCGCGCACGCTGATCTTCTATGAGTCCACGCATCGCCTGCTGGAAAGCCTGGAAGATATCTGTACGGTGCTGGGCGAATCACGTTATGTGGTGCTCGCCCGGGAAATCACCAAAACCTGGGAGTCCATTCACGGCGCGCCAGTCGGTGAGCTGCTGGCCTGGGTCAAAGAAGATGAAAACCGTCGTAAGGGCGAGATGGTATTAATCGTCGAAGGGTTTGACCTTCAGGAAGAGGCTCTGCCTGCCGATGCGCTGCGTACGCTAACGTTATTACAGGCTGAGCTGCCGTTGAAAAAGGCTGCAGCGCTGGCGGCGGAGATCCACGGCGTGAAGAAAAATGCGCTGTATAAATACGCGCTGGAACAGCAAGGACAAGACTGA
- the lpoA gene encoding lipoprotein yields the protein MVPSTLKRSKAVRCLPVVLAALLFAGCGTQAPDQSTAHMQGEAQANSAYYLQQMQQSSNDTKTNWQLLAIRALIQEGKRQHATELYQQLPEDLNDAQRRERSLLDIELILANKNYQGAAAELASLDTSGFSDAQKARYYQAQIDASQGRPSLALLRALVAQEPLLTKPADKQKNIDATWQALSSMTPEQASALVINADENTLLGWLDLQRMWFDNRNDPAMLKAGILDWQTRYPQNPGAKLLPTQLVNVQNFKPASAEKIALLLPLNGQAAVFGRAIQQGFEAAKNSGVSPVNASQPAAAPAPAAETTPQPVGADGVASPSAASVSELTHEATAPVAEPEAQTPAAQATASAPANPGAEIKIYDTSSQPLNQVLAQVQQDGASIVVGPLLKPNVEELVRSNTPLNVLALNEPENVQSRVNICYFALSPEDEARDGATHIWQQGHRNPLILVPRNALGDRVTRAFAEQWQHLGGGTVLQQKFGSVSELKMGINSGSGIALTGSPVASSLPTQQATTIGGLTIPAPPTDAQITAGSSGNVDAVYIVASQDEVALIKPMIAMRTGSRNGATLYASSRSSQGSTGLISVSKWKACNLAKSPCWQVKTRRSSSRRLASVNNDYSLARLYAMGVDAWSLANHFSQMRQVQGFQLSGNTGMLTADQDCVINRKLTWLKYQQGQVVASQLSSQQGAAWEHRARLWLERQGLRFVAANVRERGGEIDLIMTHGHVIVFIEVRYRRSARFGDAAASVTLVKQHKLLQTARRWLARQSESFDTVDCRF from the coding sequence ATGGTACCGTCAACCTTAAAACGTTCTAAAGCCGTGCGCTGCCTGCCTGTTGTGCTTGCTGCACTGTTGTTTGCTGGCTGCGGAACGCAGGCACCGGATCAAAGCACTGCCCATATGCAGGGTGAAGCGCAGGCGAATTCGGCCTACTACCTACAGCAAATGCAGCAAAGCTCGAATGATACCAAGACCAACTGGCAATTACTCGCGATACGTGCCCTGATTCAGGAAGGGAAGCGCCAGCACGCCACTGAGCTGTATCAACAACTCCCCGAAGATCTCAATGATGCCCAGCGTCGTGAACGTAGCCTGCTGGACATTGAACTGATCCTGGCGAACAAGAACTATCAGGGCGCAGCCGCCGAACTGGCGTCGCTGGATACGTCCGGATTCAGCGACGCGCAAAAAGCGCGCTACTACCAGGCGCAAATCGACGCCAGCCAGGGCCGCCCGTCTCTCGCTTTGCTGCGCGCCCTTGTCGCCCAGGAGCCGCTGCTGACGAAACCCGCCGACAAGCAGAAAAATATTGACGCCACCTGGCAGGCGCTGTCGTCAATGACGCCGGAACAAGCCAGTGCACTGGTGATTAACGCCGATGAAAATACCCTGCTTGGCTGGCTGGACTTACAACGTATGTGGTTCGATAACCGCAACGATCCCGCGATGCTGAAAGCGGGTATTCTGGACTGGCAAACCCGCTACCCCCAGAACCCTGGCGCGAAACTGCTGCCGACGCAGCTGGTGAACGTGCAGAATTTTAAACCGGCGTCCGCCGAAAAGATCGCTCTCCTGCTACCGCTAAACGGCCAGGCCGCCGTCTTTGGACGCGCCATCCAACAGGGCTTTGAAGCAGCGAAAAACAGCGGCGTGAGCCCCGTCAACGCATCGCAACCGGCTGCAGCACCTGCACCGGCGGCGGAAACTACGCCGCAACCCGTCGGGGCAGATGGCGTAGCGAGCCCGTCCGCGGCCTCCGTGAGCGAGCTAACCCATGAGGCAACCGCGCCGGTTGCAGAGCCTGAGGCGCAAACGCCAGCCGCGCAGGCAACGGCCAGCGCTCCGGCTAATCCAGGCGCTGAAATCAAAATCTACGACACCAGCAGCCAGCCGCTCAATCAGGTTCTGGCTCAGGTGCAGCAGGACGGCGCAAGCATCGTCGTCGGGCCGCTATTGAAACCTAACGTCGAAGAGCTGGTGCGCAGCAATACGCCGCTTAATGTTCTCGCGCTTAATGAACCGGAAAACGTACAGTCCCGGGTCAATATTTGCTATTTCGCGCTCTCCCCGGAAGATGAAGCCCGTGACGGTGCGACCCACATCTGGCAGCAAGGCCATCGCAATCCGCTGATTCTGGTGCCGCGCAACGCGCTGGGCGATCGCGTTACCCGCGCCTTTGCTGAACAGTGGCAGCATCTGGGTGGCGGCACCGTACTACAGCAAAAATTTGGCTCTGTCTCCGAGCTGAAAATGGGCATCAACAGCGGTTCCGGCATTGCTCTGACCGGTTCCCCGGTGGCGTCCAGCCTGCCGACGCAGCAGGCGACGACAATCGGCGGTCTGACTATCCCTGCGCCGCCGACGGATGCGCAAATCACCGCAGGCAGCAGCGGCAATGTAGATGCGGTTTATATTGTGGCCAGCCAGGATGAAGTGGCATTAATCAAGCCAATGATTGCAATGCGTACCGGCAGCCGCAACGGCGCGACGCTGTACGCCTCATCACGCAGCTCCCAGGGCAGCACCGGCCTGATTTCCGTCTCGAAATGGAAGGCCTGCAATTTAGCGAAATCCCCATGCTGGCAGGTGAAAACCCGTCGCTCCAGCAGCAGGCGCCTGGCGTCGGTGAATAACGATTATTCTCTGGCGCGCCTGTATGCTATGGGCGTGGATGCCTGGTCTCTGGCCAACCATTTCTCGCAAATGCGTCAGGTTCAGGGCTTCCAGCTCAGCGGCAATACCGGCATGTTGACCGCTGACCAGGATTGCGTCATCAACAGGAAGTTAACATGGCTCAAATACCAACAAGGACAGGTGGTGGCCAGCCAATTAAGTTCGCAACAGGGCGCGGCCTGGGAACACCGGGCCCGTCTGTGGCTGGAGCGTCAGGGATTGCGCTTCGTGGCGGCGAATGTCCGCGAGCGCGGCGGTGAAATCGACCTGATCATGACACACGGTCACGTGATCGTCTTTATCGAAGTCCGGTATCGCCGCTCCGCCCGCTTTGGCGATGCCGCGGCCAGCGTAACGCTGGTCAAACAACATAAATTATTACAAACCGCGCGCCGCTGGCTCGCCCGACAGTCTGAGAGTTTTGATACTGTGGATTGCCGGTTTTGA
- the osmY_2 gene encoding putative phospholipid-binding protein, giving the protein MKAFSPLAVLIAALLLQGCVAAAVVGTAAVGTKAATDPRSVGTQVDDGTLELRVNSALSKDQQIKKDARINVTAYQGKVLLTGQSPNTELASRAKQIAMGVEGATEVYNEVRQGQPIGLGTASTDTWITTKVRSQLLASDLVKSSNVKVTTENSEVFLLGLVTEREGKAAADIASHVSGVKHVTTAFTYIK; this is encoded by the coding sequence ATGAAGGCATTTTCGCCCCTCGCAGTCCTTATTGCCGCGTTGCTATTACAGGGTTGCGTTGCTGCCGCAGTGGTTGGCACCGCGGCGGTAGGCACGAAAGCCGCCACCGATCCGCGCTCGGTCGGCACGCAGGTTGACGATGGCACGCTGGAGCTACGGGTTAACAGCGCATTATCTAAAGACCAACAGATCAAGAAAGATGCGCGAATCAATGTTACCGCCTATCAGGGTAAAGTTTTGCTGACCGGACAGAGCCCCAATACCGAACTGGCTTCCAGGGCGAAACAAATCGCCATGGGCGTGGAAGGCGCGACCGAAGTGTATAACGAAGTGCGTCAGGGCCAGCCGATTGGCCTGGGCACCGCATCGACTGACACCTGGATTACCACCAAAGTACGCTCCCAACTGCTGGCAAGCGATCTGGTGAAATCATCCAACGTCAAAGTCACCACTGAGAACAGCGAAGTCTTTCTGTTGGGGCTGGTCACCGAGCGGGAAGGCAAAGCCGCAGCGGATATCGCCAGCCATGTGAGCGGCGTGAAACACGTCACTACCGCCTTCACTTACATCAAGTAA
- the garP gene encoding galactarate transporter, whose amino-acid sequence MILDTVSEAKKGMHTRYTILLIIFIVTAINYADRATLSIAGTEVAKELHLSALSMGYIFSAFGWAYLLMQIPGGWLLDRYGSKKVYTFSLFFWSLFTFMQGFVDMLPLAWAGISMFLMRFMLGFSEAPSFPANARIVAAWFPTKERGTASAIFNSAQYFSLALFSPLLGWLTFAWGWEHVFTVMGAIGFVLTFLWVKFIHNPTDHPGMSAAELDFIKKGGAVVDMDHKKTAQDSGPKLHYIKQMLTNRMMLGVFFGQYFINTITWFFLTWFPIYLVQEKGMSILKVGMVASIPALCGFAGGVLGGVFSDSLIKRGCSLTLARKLPIVLGMLLASTIILCNYTDNTVLVIALMALAFFGKGFGALGWPVISDTAPKEIVGLCGGVFNVFGNVASIVTPLVIGYLVSELHSFNAALLFVGCSALMAMICYLFVVGDIKRMELQK is encoded by the coding sequence ATGATACTTGACACCGTCAGTGAAGCAAAAAAGGGGATGCATACCCGCTATACAATATTGCTGATTATTTTCATTGTTACTGCAATAAATTACGCTGACCGCGCGACGCTCTCGATTGCCGGCACCGAAGTGGCAAAAGAACTTCATCTTAGCGCCCTTTCCATGGGCTATATTTTCTCTGCCTTCGGCTGGGCGTATCTGTTAATGCAGATACCGGGCGGCTGGCTACTGGACCGTTACGGTTCGAAGAAAGTTTACACGTTTAGCCTGTTCTTCTGGTCGCTGTTCACCTTTATGCAGGGATTCGTGGACATGCTGCCGCTGGCCTGGGCCGGGATCTCCATGTTCCTGATGCGCTTTATGCTGGGCTTTTCTGAAGCGCCGTCATTTCCGGCGAACGCCCGTATTGTGGCGGCCTGGTTCCCTACCAAAGAGCGCGGCACCGCATCCGCTATCTTCAACTCTGCACAATACTTTTCACTGGCGCTCTTTTCGCCGCTGTTGGGTTGGCTGACGTTCGCATGGGGCTGGGAGCATGTGTTCACCGTCATGGGCGCGATTGGTTTTGTGCTGACGTTCCTGTGGGTGAAGTTCATCCATAACCCGACTGACCATCCGGGTATGTCTGCGGCGGAGTTGGACTTCATTAAGAAAGGCGGCGCTGTGGTGGATATGGACCACAAAAAAACCGCACAGGATAGCGGCCCGAAACTGCATTACATCAAACAGATGTTAACTAACCGAATGATGTTAGGCGTGTTTTTCGGGCAATACTTTATCAACACCATTACCTGGTTCTTCCTGACCTGGTTCCCGATTTACCTGGTGCAGGAAAAGGGCATGTCGATCCTGAAGGTAGGCATGGTGGCTTCTATCCCTGCGCTGTGCGGTTTCGCAGGCGGTGTATTGGGCGGCGTGTTCTCTGATTCCCTGATTAAACGCGGCTGTTCGTTGACCCTGGCCCGTAAGCTGCCGATTGTGCTGGGCATGCTGCTCGCCTCCACCATCATTCTGTGTAACTACACCGACAACACCGTGCTGGTGATTGCGCTGATGGCGCTGGCATTTTTCGGCAAAGGCTTTGGCGCACTGGGTTGGCCGGTTATCTCCGATACCGCGCCGAAAGAGATTGTCGGCCTGTGCGGCGGAGTATTCAATGTGTTTGGTAACGTCGCCTCTATCGTCACCCCGCTGGTGATTGGCTATCTGGTGAGTGAGTTGCACTCCTTCAACGCTGCGCTGCTGTTCGTGGGCTGTTCCGCCCTGATGGCGATGATTTGCTACCTGTTCGTGGTCGGCGATATCAAGCGTATGGAACTGCAGAAATAA
- the diaA gene encoding DnaA initiator-associating protein DiaA, which yields MLERIKVCFTESIQTQIAAAEALPDAISRAAMTLVQSLLNGNKILCCGNGTSAANAQHFAASMINRFETERPGLPAIALNTDNVVLTAIANDRLHDEVYAKQVRALGHAGDVLLAISTRGNSRDIVKAVEAAVTRDMTIVALTGYDGGELAGLLGPQDVEIRIPSHRSARIQEMHMLTVNCLCDLIDNTLFPYQDD from the coding sequence GTGTTAGAACGAATCAAAGTCTGCTTTACGGAAAGCATTCAAACTCAAATTGCCGCCGCCGAAGCCCTTCCGGATGCCATTTCTCGCGCAGCAATGACACTGGTTCAGTCCTTACTCAATGGCAATAAAATTCTGTGCTGCGGCAACGGCACATCCGCCGCCAATGCGCAGCATTTCGCCGCCAGCATGATCAATCGATTCGAAACCGAACGCCCGGGTTTACCTGCGATTGCACTGAATACAGATAATGTGGTCTTAACAGCGATTGCCAACGATCGTTTGCATGATGAGGTCTATGCCAAGCAGGTGCGTGCATTAGGCCATGCGGGCGATGTGTTACTGGCTATTTCCACCCGGGGCAACAGCCGGGATATTGTTAAAGCGGTCGAAGCCGCCGTAACGCGGGATATGACCATCGTGGCGCTGACCGGTTACGACGGTGGGGAGCTGGCTGGCCTGCTCGGCCCGCAGGACGTCGAAATCCGTATACCGTCTCACCGTAGCGCGCGCATTCAGGAAATGCATATGCTCACGGTGAATTGTCTGTGCGATTTGATAGATAACACGCTTTTCCCTTACCAGGATGATTAA